One window of the Brachyhypopomus gauderio isolate BG-103 unplaced genomic scaffold, BGAUD_0.2 sc46, whole genome shotgun sequence genome contains the following:
- the LOC143487024 gene encoding uncharacterized protein LOC143487024 codes for MKPKHRQMFIFDSSNPSGLGDKQYLQLFSKLTARLCPGTWVLVKNKNVPQQLKGSVDCGIFMLMYALYVVMGKTFDFTANDMPTIRKWWCLILIQHFAVNRIDEVTTPEGLQVQEMQHPILMDAQKAVGWIQDNRHLLKGSVQEPDVLHYELADLQKALRALTEANDTEMLVLAKEPCLFIFEFQDDMEMFIDECVKCKLRINCIFKE; via the exons ATGAAGCCTAAACATAGGCAAATGTTCATCTTTGATTCAAGCAACCCTAGTGGGTTGGGTGATAAGCAGTACTTACAGCTGTTCAG CAAGCTCACAGCAAGACTGTGTCCAGGAACGTGGGTGCTGGTGAAAAACAAG aATGTTCCACAACAGTTGAAAGGCTCAGTAGACTGTGGAATCTTCATGTTAATG TATGCACTTTACGTGGTCATGGGAAAAACATTCGACTTCACGGCT AATGACATGCCAACAATCCGAAAGTGGTGGTGTCTCATTCTTATACAACATTTTGCAGTAAACAG gATTGATGAAGTAACCACCCCAGAGGGTTTACAAGTTCAGGAGATGCAG CATCCAATCCTGATGGATGCTCAGAAAGCAGTAGGGTGGATCCAGGACAACAGACACCTTCTCAAGGGAAGTGTCCAGGAGCCAGATGTCCTTCATTATGAGCTCGCCGACCTTCAGAAGGCCCTTAGGGCTTTGACAGAAGCCAATGACACAGAAATGCTAGTGCTAGCAAAAGAGCCATGTCTGTTCATTTTTGAATTTCAAGATGACATGGAAATGTTTATTGATGAATGTGTGAAATGCAAACTAAGGATTAATTGTATATTTaaagaataa